The proteins below come from a single Argentina anserina chromosome 1, drPotAnse1.1, whole genome shotgun sequence genomic window:
- the LOC126802893 gene encoding UPF0057 membrane protein At2g24040-like gives MPSRCAICCEILIAILLPPLGVCLRHGCCTVEFLICLLLTCLGYIPGIIYALYAIVFVDRDQYFDEYRRPLYAPA, from the exons ATGCCGAGCCGCTGTGCGATCTGCTGCGAGATTCTGATAGCTATCCTCCTCCCTCCGTTGGGAGTTTGCCTCAGGCACGGTTGCTGCACC GTTGAGTTTCTGATATGCTTGTTGCTGACATGTTTGGGTTACATCCCGGGCATTATCTACGCGCTCTACGCGATCGTGTTCGTCGATCGCGATCAGTACTTTGACGAATACCGCCGTCCTCTCTATGCTCCCGCTTAG
- the LOC126801812 gene encoding uncharacterized protein LOC126801812: MLERQLAMKKADDDGLGFEDPCRPMRAQSFDHRFGFSFRSSSPSAMVPRLPEPAPGKLEVNKELTPAASSPELNKGRLIVLAKPNPDLSGLKRKLLPSEGLNEIHRYSMRKKKKIPKEVPEEKWSCALCQVTVANEKTFEGHLNGRKHKASERRLGAEKLGNSSSNAPILKNIAKLSEPKVLETTDAASLQIRAKERCLLDPNEASDGSDKKDTSILKEKTSEEKKVELPVQEDQCGEDSRNNVVIRTVHMMQRKEEPTRTKKFEFVCEICKVGSNNFKVMEKHGRGKKHMDKLKELRENKLRTTIETNVNIATTKSLASSGASQEALHRLQQDTKNSIAAANVIEEADASIPTTIAVASLVAPEKAETTRLQEYIYVTKGGNVSMPTAVAVPTWGTSEETEPGRLLEEILKINVPTSNATKDNVNVSTTTSSRQLSSWATEAAENFRKLEAYEKLIKARLTE, encoded by the exons ATGCTGGAGCGACAGCTCGCCATGAAGAAAGCCGACGACGACGGGCTCGGGTTTGAGGACCCGTGCCGCCCAATGCGGGCCCAGTCTTTCGACCATCGCTTCGGGTTTAGCTTTCGGAGTAGTTCACCGTCGGCTATGGTGCCGCGGCTGCCGGAACCTGCGCCGGGGAAGTTGGAGGTCAACAAGGAGTTGACCCCGGCGGCTAGTTCTCCGGAGCTGAACAAGGGGAGGCTAATCGTTCTG GCAAAACCGAACCCAGATCTTTCTGGACTGAAGCGGAAATTACTGCCATCAGAGGGTCTTAATGAGATACATCGATATagtatgagaaagaaaaagaagatacCCAAGGAGGTACCCGAGGAAAAATGGAGTTGTGCTCTATGTCAAGTGACTGTAGCAAATGAGAAAACATTTGAAGGTCACCTTAATGGCAGGAAGCATAAGGCCAGCGAAAGACGGCTTGGAGCTGAAAAACTAGGAAATAGCTCCAGTAACGCACCAATATTAAAGAATATTGCAAAACTTTCTGAGCCTAAAGTGCTAGAGACAACTGATGCTGCAAGCTTACAAATAAGGGCCAAAGAAAGGTGTTTGCTTGACCCTAACGAAGCCAGTGATGGTTCAGACAAGAAGGATACAAGTATTTTAAAAGAGAAAACTTCAGAAGAGAAAAAAGTGGAGCTGCCAGTGCAGGAAGACCAATGCGGAGAGGATTCGAGGAACAATGTTGTAATAAGAACAGTGCACATGATGCAGAGAAAGGAAGAAccaacaagaacaaaaaaatttgAGTTCGTCTGTGAAATTTGTAAAGTTGGTAGCAACAATTTcaaggtgatggagaaacaTGGGAGGGGAAAGAAGCATATGGATAAGCTGAAGGAACTGCGAGAGAATAAACTCCGAACCAccattgaaacaaatgtgaaCATTGCCACCACAAAGTCCTTGGCATCATCAGGGGCTTCGCAGGAGGCATTACATAGGCTTCAGCAAGATACAAAGAATAGTATTGCTGCTGCTAATGTGATCGAAGAAGCAGATGCGAGCATACCAACCACAATTGCTGTGGCATCTTTGGTGGCTCCTGAGAAGGCAGAAACTACTAGGCTTCAGGAATATATTTACGTGACCAAGGGAGGAAATGTGAGCATGCCAACCGCAGTTGCTGTGCCAACGTGGGGAACAAGTGAGGAGACAGAACCTGGAAGGCTGCTTGAGGAAATTCTAAAGATTAATGTTCCTACCAGTAATGCGACTAAAGATAATGTCAACGTGTCAACCACAACCTCTTCCCGGCAACTATCATCCTGGGCTACTGAGGCGGCAGAAAATTTTAGGAAACTGGAGGCTTATGAAAAATTGATCAAAGCAAGGTTAACTGAATAA
- the LOC126802500 gene encoding uncharacterized protein LOC126802500 yields the protein MKGVVAAEPSSYALYQDSRARFKHQSLMQDFEELQKDAETMKNRFEMMKQKRSILTAEVRFLRRRYKYMIGKQSMNPKPKQDLVQTQKFKVQRTDVSKGNNHSKKESALRYQRVRISNAMEVAKQKSTPNSDLNHKARTVSWKETTLHNSNPVIDLNQKEMILSGKESTKRKNTPVFDLNQVSLEEEEEIQANCEPNKSILRGGIDEQHSDMKLLVCRTIGNGSNRTGKRKITWQDQVALRV from the exons ATGAAGGGGGTTGTTGCTGCGGAGCCTTCTTCGTATGCTCTGTATCAGGATTCTAGGGCCAGATTTAAGCATCAGAGTCTTATGCAGGACTTTGAGGAGCTGCAGAAG GATGCAGAGACGATGAAGAACAGATTTGAGATGATGAAACAGAAAAGGTCTATCCTTACCGCCGAAGTCAG ATTTTTGAGGAGAAGATACAAGTACATGATTGGGAAGCAGTCTATGAACCCTAAACCAAAGCAAGACCTTGTGCAAACACAGAAGTTCAAGGTCCAGCGTACCGATGTTTCGAAGGGAAATAATCACAGTAAGAAGGAATCTGCTTTGAGATACCAAAGGGTACGAATTAGTAATGCAATGGAAGTCGCCAAGCAAAAATCTACTCCAAATTCTGACTTGAACCATAAGGCAAGGACTGTCAGCTGGAAGGAAACTACTCTGCATAACTCAAATCCAGTTATTGACTTGAATCAGAAGGAGATGATTCTAAGTGGGAAGGAATCAACCAAGCGAAAGAACACTCCAGTTTTTGACTTGAACCAAGTTTCG ctagaggaagaggaggaaattCAAGCCAACTGTGAGCCAAACAAAAGTATACTTAGAGGGGGTATTGATGAGCAGCACAGTGATATGAAGTTGCTGGTTTGCAGGACTATTGGGAATGGATCGAACCGAACAGGGAAGAGGAAGATAACTTGGCAAGATCAGGTGGCCTTGAGGGTTTGA